In Aricia agestis chromosome 16, ilAriAges1.1, whole genome shotgun sequence, one genomic interval encodes:
- the LOC121735104 gene encoding uncharacterized protein LOC121735104 isoform X4: MYPKNNDVKTAYVCLTGDLKPESKSGKNMAKNDCGCRHNCGLKSPSTSKSKPKRMSDRDPNVCGSPASFSSCSTCCKRSAASSGERCLSTILKLDKEHNMFGMSNIAITGSKASRKILKKNEKPAFPQKTIVQVCCSRKCSMSKTDLPMSLKCGGCRSCCYEPVCSVCCSVPTIPCKVPCAPKCLPDPMNTGGYYHGMKISFKRKQEFKPSVIELTPRSSCVLTKEGCSAEKKNKCPIAVCPGNIPSVRDEIQSRFG, encoded by the exons atgtatccaaaAAATAACGATGTTAAAACTGCATATGTTTGCCTCACAGGTGATTTGAAACCAGAAAGCAAATCTGGTAAAAACATG GCCAAGAACGATTGTGGTTGTCGGCACAACTGTGGTTTGAAAAGTCCAAGCACATCAAAATCGAAACCGAAACGCATGTCTGATAGAGACCCTAACGTTTGTGG atcaCCTGCATCCTTTTCATCATGTTCTACATGCTGTAAGCGATCTGCTGCATCCTCGGGTGAAAGATGCCTCTCTACTATCTTGAAACTAGACAAAGAACATAACATGTTCGGAATGTCAAACATAGCGATTACAGGATCGAAAGCTTCCAGAAAAATCCTCAAAAAGAACGAGAAACCGGCGTTTCCCCAAAAAACCATTGTACAAGTTTGCTGCAGTAGAAAATGTTCTATG AGCAAAACTGATCTGCCGATGTCTTTAAAG TGCGGTGGTTGTCGCAGTTGCTGCTATGAACCCGTCTGCTCTGTTTGCTGTAGCGTTCCAACTATACCTTGT AAGGTGCCATGCGCTCCAAAATGTTTGCCAGATCCGATGAATACAGGAGGATATTATCACGGAATGAAG atatcaTTTAAGCGAAAGCAAGAATTCAAACCTTCTGTT ATTGAACTTACACCACGCTCGAGTTGCGTTTTAACGAAG GAGGGATGCTCTGCAGAGAAGAAAAATAAATGCCCCATCGCAGTTTGCCCTGGG AATATTCCGTCCGTGAGAGATGAGATTCAGAGCAGATTTGGATGA
- the LOC121735104 gene encoding uncharacterized protein LOC121735104 isoform X1 produces the protein MYPKNNDVKTAYVCLTGDLKPESKSGKNMAKNDCGCRHNCGLKSPSTSKSKPKRMSDRDPNVCGSPASFSSCSTCCKRSAASSGERCLSTILKLDKEHNMFGMSNIAITGSKASRKILKKNEKPAFPQKTIVQVCCSRKCSMSKTDLPMSLKCGGCRSCCYEPVCSVCCSVPTIPCKVPCAPKCLPDPMNTGGYYHGMKISFKRKQEFKPSVIELTPRSSCVLTKPLAARSCHHVPQCIPPSSCFPYLMPCYWPARPGAPCSQPERCFHNPPCPKKRVKVRTKSVAELCPKEGCSAEKKNKCPIAVCPGNIPSVRDEIQSRFG, from the exons atgtatccaaaAAATAACGATGTTAAAACTGCATATGTTTGCCTCACAGGTGATTTGAAACCAGAAAGCAAATCTGGTAAAAACATG GCCAAGAACGATTGTGGTTGTCGGCACAACTGTGGTTTGAAAAGTCCAAGCACATCAAAATCGAAACCGAAACGCATGTCTGATAGAGACCCTAACGTTTGTGG atcaCCTGCATCCTTTTCATCATGTTCTACATGCTGTAAGCGATCTGCTGCATCCTCGGGTGAAAGATGCCTCTCTACTATCTTGAAACTAGACAAAGAACATAACATGTTCGGAATGTCAAACATAGCGATTACAGGATCGAAAGCTTCCAGAAAAATCCTCAAAAAGAACGAGAAACCGGCGTTTCCCCAAAAAACCATTGTACAAGTTTGCTGCAGTAGAAAATGTTCTATG AGCAAAACTGATCTGCCGATGTCTTTAAAG TGCGGTGGTTGTCGCAGTTGCTGCTATGAACCCGTCTGCTCTGTTTGCTGTAGCGTTCCAACTATACCTTGT AAGGTGCCATGCGCTCCAAAATGTTTGCCAGATCCGATGAATACAGGAGGATATTATCACGGAATGAAG atatcaTTTAAGCGAAAGCAAGAATTCAAACCTTCTGTT ATTGAACTTACACCACGCTCGAGTTGCGTTTTAACGAAG CCGCTTGCAGCTCGCTCATGCCACCACGTACCCCAATGTATCCCTCCATCGTCATGTTTCCCCTACCTCATGCCGTGCTACTGGCCAGCCCGTCCGGGGGCGCCATGCTCACAGCCTGAAAGATGCTTCCATAACCCACCGTGCCCGAAGAAAAGGGTGAAAGTACGGACGAAATCGGTCGCTGAACTGTGCCCCAAG GAGGGATGCTCTGCAGAGAAGAAAAATAAATGCCCCATCGCAGTTTGCCCTGGG AATATTCCGTCCGTGAGAGATGAGATTCAGAGCAGATTTGGATGA
- the LOC121735104 gene encoding uncharacterized protein LOC121735104 isoform X2, giving the protein MYPKNNDVKTAYVCLTGDLKPESKSGKNMAKNDCGCRHNCGLKSPSTSKSKPKRMSDRDPNVCGSPASFSSCSTCCKRSAASSGERCLSTILKLDKEHNMFGMSNIAITGSKASRKILKKNEKPAFPQKTIVQVCCSRKCSMSKTDLPMSLKCGGCRSCCYEPVCSVCCSVPTIPCKVPCAPKCLPDPMNTGGYYHGMKISFKRKQEFKPSVIELTPRSSCVLTKPLAARSCHHVPQCIPPSSCFPYLMPCYWPARPGAPCSQPERCFHNPPCPKKRVKVRTKSVAELCPKNIPSVRDEIQSRFG; this is encoded by the exons atgtatccaaaAAATAACGATGTTAAAACTGCATATGTTTGCCTCACAGGTGATTTGAAACCAGAAAGCAAATCTGGTAAAAACATG GCCAAGAACGATTGTGGTTGTCGGCACAACTGTGGTTTGAAAAGTCCAAGCACATCAAAATCGAAACCGAAACGCATGTCTGATAGAGACCCTAACGTTTGTGG atcaCCTGCATCCTTTTCATCATGTTCTACATGCTGTAAGCGATCTGCTGCATCCTCGGGTGAAAGATGCCTCTCTACTATCTTGAAACTAGACAAAGAACATAACATGTTCGGAATGTCAAACATAGCGATTACAGGATCGAAAGCTTCCAGAAAAATCCTCAAAAAGAACGAGAAACCGGCGTTTCCCCAAAAAACCATTGTACAAGTTTGCTGCAGTAGAAAATGTTCTATG AGCAAAACTGATCTGCCGATGTCTTTAAAG TGCGGTGGTTGTCGCAGTTGCTGCTATGAACCCGTCTGCTCTGTTTGCTGTAGCGTTCCAACTATACCTTGT AAGGTGCCATGCGCTCCAAAATGTTTGCCAGATCCGATGAATACAGGAGGATATTATCACGGAATGAAG atatcaTTTAAGCGAAAGCAAGAATTCAAACCTTCTGTT ATTGAACTTACACCACGCTCGAGTTGCGTTTTAACGAAG CCGCTTGCAGCTCGCTCATGCCACCACGTACCCCAATGTATCCCTCCATCGTCATGTTTCCCCTACCTCATGCCGTGCTACTGGCCAGCCCGTCCGGGGGCGCCATGCTCACAGCCTGAAAGATGCTTCCATAACCCACCGTGCCCGAAGAAAAGGGTGAAAGTACGGACGAAATCGGTCGCTGAACTGTGCCCCAAG AATATTCCGTCCGTGAGAGATGAGATTCAGAGCAGATTTGGATGA
- the LOC121735104 gene encoding uncharacterized protein LOC121735104 isoform X3 has protein sequence MSDRDPNVCGSPASFSSCSTCCKRSAASSGERCLSTILKLDKEHNMFGMSNIAITGSKASRKILKKNEKPAFPQKTIVQVCCSRKCSMSKTDLPMSLKCGGCRSCCYEPVCSVCCSVPTIPCKVPCAPKCLPDPMNTGGYYHGMKISFKRKQEFKPSVIELTPRSSCVLTKPLAARSCHHVPQCIPPSSCFPYLMPCYWPARPGAPCSQPERCFHNPPCPKKRVKVRTKSVAELCPKEGCSAEKKNKCPIAVCPGNIPSVRDEIQSRFG, from the exons ATGTCTGATAGAGACCCTAACGTTTGTGG atcaCCTGCATCCTTTTCATCATGTTCTACATGCTGTAAGCGATCTGCTGCATCCTCGGGTGAAAGATGCCTCTCTACTATCTTGAAACTAGACAAAGAACATAACATGTTCGGAATGTCAAACATAGCGATTACAGGATCGAAAGCTTCCAGAAAAATCCTCAAAAAGAACGAGAAACCGGCGTTTCCCCAAAAAACCATTGTACAAGTTTGCTGCAGTAGAAAATGTTCTATG AGCAAAACTGATCTGCCGATGTCTTTAAAG TGCGGTGGTTGTCGCAGTTGCTGCTATGAACCCGTCTGCTCTGTTTGCTGTAGCGTTCCAACTATACCTTGT AAGGTGCCATGCGCTCCAAAATGTTTGCCAGATCCGATGAATACAGGAGGATATTATCACGGAATGAAG atatcaTTTAAGCGAAAGCAAGAATTCAAACCTTCTGTT ATTGAACTTACACCACGCTCGAGTTGCGTTTTAACGAAG CCGCTTGCAGCTCGCTCATGCCACCACGTACCCCAATGTATCCCTCCATCGTCATGTTTCCCCTACCTCATGCCGTGCTACTGGCCAGCCCGTCCGGGGGCGCCATGCTCACAGCCTGAAAGATGCTTCCATAACCCACCGTGCCCGAAGAAAAGGGTGAAAGTACGGACGAAATCGGTCGCTGAACTGTGCCCCAAG GAGGGATGCTCTGCAGAGAAGAAAAATAAATGCCCCATCGCAGTTTGCCCTGGG AATATTCCGTCCGTGAGAGATGAGATTCAGAGCAGATTTGGATGA